A genomic window from Cytobacillus suaedae includes:
- a CDS encoding M3 family oligoendopeptidase → MNFNDFKYVRPNMEEVEAKFTSVLEKFTSAATLEEQDLAMKDVNELRNTVDTMFNICYVRHTIDTNDEFYKEENDFLDEIQPIAQGLVTKYYNALVNSKFRTELEEKWGHQLFDLADAQLKSFAPEVVEDLQQENKLSSEYTKLVASAKIFFEGEERTLAQLQPFAESTDREMRKKANEVRFNFFKENEEKFDEIYDKLVKVRTKIAKKLGFNNFTELAYLRLNRTDYNAEMVANFRNQVKEFIVPLSTKLKERQRERIGVDTLKYYDEGFKFKTGNATPKGSPEWIIENGKKMYDELSSETSEFFDFMIDNNLMDLVAKKGKASGGYCTYIQDYKSPYIFSNFNGTSGDIDVLTHEAGHAFQVYESRHFEVPEYNWPTYEACEIHSMSMEFFTWPWMELFFKEDTDKYKFSHLSEALQFLPYGVAVDEFQHFVYDNPEATPQERKQAWRDIENKYMPGKDYDGNAYLENGGFWQRQGHIYSTPFYYIDYTLAQICAFQFWKRSREESETAWQDYLNLCKQGGSKPFLELVKVANLKSPFEDGCVQSVVGVIEDWLNSVDDKKL, encoded by the coding sequence ATGAATTTTAATGATTTTAAGTATGTACGTCCCAATATGGAAGAAGTAGAAGCAAAGTTTACTAGTGTTTTAGAGAAGTTTACAAGCGCAGCTACTTTAGAAGAACAAGATCTAGCAATGAAAGATGTGAATGAACTTCGTAACACAGTAGATACAATGTTCAACATCTGTTATGTCCGCCATACAATTGATACAAATGATGAGTTTTACAAAGAAGAAAATGACTTTTTAGATGAAATTCAACCAATTGCTCAAGGGTTAGTAACGAAATATTACAATGCATTGGTTAACTCTAAGTTCAGAACAGAGTTAGAAGAAAAGTGGGGTCATCAATTATTTGACCTTGCAGATGCACAATTAAAATCTTTTGCACCAGAAGTAGTAGAAGATCTTCAACAAGAGAATAAGTTATCTTCTGAATATACCAAGTTAGTAGCTTCAGCAAAGATTTTCTTTGAGGGTGAAGAGAGAACTCTAGCTCAATTACAGCCTTTTGCTGAGTCAACAGACCGCGAGATGCGTAAAAAGGCGAACGAGGTACGATTTAATTTCTTTAAAGAAAATGAAGAGAAATTTGATGAAATCTATGACAAGCTAGTGAAAGTACGTACAAAAATTGCGAAGAAGCTAGGGTTTAATAACTTTACTGAATTAGCTTATTTACGTCTTAATAGAACTGATTATAATGCAGAGATGGTAGCAAATTTCCGTAACCAAGTTAAGGAATTCATTGTACCTCTTTCTACTAAACTAAAAGAGCGTCAACGTGAGCGTATCGGAGTAGATACATTAAAATATTACGATGAAGGCTTTAAATTCAAGACAGGGAATGCAACTCCAAAAGGTAGCCCTGAATGGATCATTGAAAACGGGAAAAAAATGTATGACGAGTTATCATCTGAAACGAGTGAGTTTTTTGACTTTATGATTGATAACAATTTAATGGATCTTGTTGCGAAAAAAGGAAAAGCAAGTGGAGGATATTGTACGTATATTCAAGACTACAAATCTCCATATATTTTCTCTAACTTTAATGGTACATCAGGAGATATTGATGTGTTAACTCATGAAGCAGGTCACGCGTTCCAGGTATATGAAAGCAGACATTTTGAAGTACCAGAGTATAACTGGCCAACGTATGAGGCATGTGAAATTCATTCTATGAGTATGGAATTCTTTACATGGCCTTGGATGGAATTATTCTTTAAAGAAGACACTGATAAATATAAGTTCTCACACTTAAGTGAAGCACTTCAGTTCTTACCTTATGGTGTAGCGGTTGATGAATTCCAACATTTTGTTTATGACAATCCAGAGGCAACTCCACAGGAACGTAAACAGGCATGGAGAGACATCGAGAACAAGTATATGCCAGGTAAAGATTATGATGGAAATGCGTACTTAGAAAATGGTGGCTTCTGGCAGCGCCAAGGTCATATCTACTCAACACCTTTCTATTACATTGATTACACTTTAGCACAAATTTGTGCGTTCCAATTCTGGAAGCGTTCAAGAGAAGAAAGTGAAACAGCATGGCAAGATTACTTAAACCTTTGCAAGCAAGGTGGAAGCAAACCATTCCTAGAGCTAGTTAAGGTTGCTAATCTAAAATCACCATTCGAAGACGGTTGTGTGCAATCAGTTGTAGGTGTGATTGAAGACTGGTTAAACAGTGTGGATGATAAAAAACTATAA
- a CDS encoding HIT family protein, which translates to MINCSLCNVESIEGQQVIVENDYCLFLQMPQEVLIGSGLIIPREHRETLFEITKQEWDATYELLHKVKQLLDDRYQPDGYNVGWNCGQVGGQHIFHAHLHVIPRFKDEPYAGRGIRSWLKSEGNKRW; encoded by the coding sequence GTGATAAATTGTTCATTGTGTAATGTTGAGTCGATAGAAGGTCAACAAGTCATAGTAGAAAATGATTATTGCCTATTTCTTCAAATGCCTCAGGAAGTATTAATTGGATCAGGGCTAATCATTCCTAGAGAGCATAGAGAAACTTTATTTGAGATAACAAAGCAAGAGTGGGATGCAACCTATGAGCTATTACATAAAGTGAAACAATTGCTTGACGATCGGTACCAACCAGATGGCTATAATGTAGGATGGAATTGCGGTCAGGTTGGAGGTCAGCATATTTTTCATGCACATCTTCATGTTATTCCGCGATTTAAAGACGAGCCCTATGCTGGAAGAGGCATTCGGAGCTGGTTGAAGAGTGAGGGAAATAAAAGATGGTGA